A window from Acropora palmata chromosome 14, jaAcrPala1.3, whole genome shotgun sequence encodes these proteins:
- the LOC141866622 gene encoding uncharacterized protein LOC141866622: MGDFKKIFKTLKDLLVSEDSLATKRVIDLQEEHEQILRAELQSAPKVNISKLSKDTLGTSLIPEEQRGLRAVKVSGDGNCLYNSASIFIKGGETLNGTLRVLTACELYLNAEFYANHAKIYQASGDSSYSEKTLFTLMLTAAGENEWQVSSSKVKAVKAEAAGTSEDKVWSGLVHLMGLATVIKRPILSVYPDANLALRLLMHGLIHPRLCSPADVSPVHIMWSRDGNLDNRPGAVFQPNHFVPLVCRDDSEMPSVTKSSQVEKVPLMTQFFSRKPDLTCEVKLGTKRLATTEHGAGIEIQKHPRAASVHTRKFNPSWQKEFAWLKFDSEQNLLYCSFCKEAGAEIAGQTDLVTGSTSFKKETLTIHGASNHHRRARDYVISKVKPTSEGPLSKVFQKIVSQNDKDTRAEMAIKMNTAYFIAKEELPFTKYAGLLQLQKKNALDVGLTYANDMKCAETTEIIGKHLADDLSIKLKNAHFISVLIDGASDVSGTENETIHCKMVENGRAVTRLVGHKAVENTDATGKNCNWVVYLPQ, from the coding sequence ATGGGCGACTTCAAGAAGATTTTCAAGACACTGAAAGACCTTTTGGTCAGTGAAGATTCCTTAGCAACTAAAAGAGTTATTGACTTGCAGGAAGAGCATGAGCAAATCCTCCGTGCCGAATTGCAAAGTGCTCCGAAAGTAAATATATCAAAGCTTTCTAAAGATACGCTAGGGACATCTTTAATACCTGAAGAACAACGTGGCCTTAGAGCTGTGAAAGTTTCTGGGGATGGGAATTGTCTTTACAATTCGGCATCAATTTTCATTAAGGGAGGTGAGACACTTAATGGAACCCTACGGGTATTAACTGCGTgtgaactttatttaaatgcCGAATTCTATGCAAATCACGCAAAGATCTATCAGGCAAGTGGAGATTCGTCATATTCTGAGAAAACACTGTTTACATTGATGCTTACAGCAGCAGGTGAGAATGAGTGGCAGGTTTCCAGTAGTAAAGTTAAAGCTGTAAAAGCTGAGGCTGCAGGTACCTCCGAAGACAAAGTTTGGAGCGGTCTTGTACATCTTATGGGACTAGCAACAGTGATTAAAAGGCCAATTCTTTCAGTCTACCCAGATGCAAACCTCGCCTTAAGACTGTTAATGCATGGTTTAATACATCCTCGTCTGTGCTCTCCCGCTGATGTCTCTCCAGTACACATTATGTGGTCGAGAGATGGCAATCTTGACAATCGTCCTGGTGCAGTCTTTCAGCCCAATCATTTTGTTCCTCTGGTGTGCAGAGATGATAGTGAAATGCCTTCTGTAACGAAGTCCAGTCAAGTGGAAAAGGTTCCACTAATGACCCAATTTTTTTCACGAAAACCCGACTTGACATGTGAAGTGAAATTAGGCACCAAACGGCTCGCTACAACTGAACATGGTGCTGGAATAGAGATTCAAAAGCATCCCCGTGCTGCCTCTGTTCATACCCGAAAATTCAACCCCAGCTGGCAAAAAGAATTTGCATGGTTAAAATTTGACTCTGAACAAAACCTGTTGTATTGCTCATTTTGTAAGGAGGCTGGTGCGGAAATCGCTGGTCAGACAGACTTAGTCACTGGCTCAACATCGTTCAAAAAGGAAACACTAACCATACATGGGGCAAGTAATCATCACAGGCGTGCACGAGACTACGTTATTAGTAAGGTGAAACCCACATCGGAAGGTCCCTTGAGTAAAGTATTCCAGAAAATAGTGAGTCAGAATGACAAGGACACACGAGCAGAGATGGCTATCAAAATGAACACAGCATATTTTATTGCAAAGGAGGAGCTCCCGTTCACAAAATATGCAGGACTACTACAGCTGCAGAAAAAGAATGCTTTGGATGTTGGTTTGACGTATGCAAACGATATGAAATGTGCCGAAACGACTGAAATTATTGGAAAACATTTAGCTGACGACCTTTccataaagttgaaaaatgcCCACTTTATCTCTGTTCTAATAGATGGGGCATCAGATGTTTCAGGGACTGAAAACGAGACCATACACTGTAAGATGGTAGAGAATGGCCGAGCAGTTACTCGACTTGTTGGACACAAAGCTGTTGAAAACACAGATGCCACAGGTAAAAATTGCAATTGGGTTGTTTACCTTCCTCAGTAA